The genomic DNA GCAAAGTATGTTGAAACAGCCGTTCCTATCAGCAGGCTGACAACAACACTCACCATCATCCCGGCCAGGGCAGGCTTTCGGACACACCACCGCCAGAGCTTAACGGGAGCAGAAACAGGTCGAGCGAGAATCGGCAGTCCATCCAGATAACGCTTCAATTCCAGTTTCAATTCCTCAGCTGATTGATAGCGAGAAGCTGGATTCTTCTCAAGACATTTCAGGCAGATCGTTTCGAGATCGCGGCTCACTTCAGGATTCAGGACGCGGGGGGAAACAGGAGGATCTTCAATCACCTGCATGATTGTTTTGACGGCATTGTCCGACTGGAACGGAGGGCGTCCCGTTAGAGTGGCATACAACAATGCCCCAATCGAATAGACATCCGAGAGTGTACCAATTTCACTGACCTGTCCACGTGCCTGCTCGGGAGACATAAAGCTCGGTGTGCCAATCACCTGTCCTGTTTTTGTCAGCTGATCATTCTGATTCACCTGCTTGGCCAAGCCAAAGTCAGTCACATGCGGGTCGCCATGATGATCGACGAGAATATTCCCCGGCTTCAAATCGCGATGCACAATTCCTTCCTCATGTGCGTAAGCAATGGCCGCTGAAATCTTTCGAATCATTTCTGCTGCCTCACGCGTCGGGAGGAGTCCGTTTTGCAATAACTCTTTCAAACTGGTGCCGGAAATAAAACCCATCGAAAAGTAGTGCTGGCCATCACTGACTCCAACATCAAATACAGGAACAATGAATTGATGGGTCAACTTAGCCGCGGCCTGGGCTTCGATTTGAAATCGTTGAACTTCTTCCACATCGGCCTGCTGACCATAGAGCATCATCTTAAGAGCGACTTTGCGATCGGCATTAATCTGGCGTGCCAGATACACAATCCCCATCCCGCCATGGGCAATGATCGATTCAATTTCATAGCCTTCAACAGCAGGCATAAACCCCGTTTTCGCTATTCGCTTCAGGCCGTTCTCGGCTATTGCAGCCGCGATTCGATCTGCGATGTGGGTTTCCCACTGAGGATGTGAGGTTTCATGATCAAGATTCAAGAC from Rubinisphaera italica includes the following:
- a CDS encoding serine/threonine protein kinase; translated protein: MSHCPDDNLLIEVLQGTISSSDLQELEPHLSDCEACQSRMEKLSEQTETIKTVLNLDHETSHPQWETHIADRIAAAIAENGLKRIAKTGFMPAVEGYEIESIIAHGGMGIVYLARQINADRKVALKMMLYGQQADVEEVQRFQIEAQAAAKLTHQFIVPVFDVGVSDGQHYFSMGFISGTSLKELLQNGLLPTREAAEMIRKISAAIAYAHEEGIVHRDLKPGNILVDHHGDPHVTDFGLAKQVNQNDQLTKTGQVIGTPSFMSPEQARGQVSEIGTLSDVYSIGALLYATLTGRPPFQSDNAVKTIMQVIEDPPVSPRVLNPEVSRDLETICLKCLEKNPASRYQSAEELKLELKRYLDGLPILARPVSAPVKLWRWCVRKPALAGMMVSVVVSLLIGTAVSTYFAILANQRAERADEGIRVALTSLETIIETVQRKLYQVPGASKIRRDLLKVVDSILKCTGFGFEQFVW